CAGTTCAGATGATGGTTAAGAAATATGCTAAACTTGCTGGAGTTAAAAACGCCGATGATGTAACTCCTCATAAGCTGCGTCATACTTTCGCTTCTATGCTCTATAAACAGACAAAAGATTTGAGGATTTTACAAGAATTATTGGGTCATAGCAGTATCTCTACAACCCAAATCTATACCCATACCGATAAAGAAGAACGTAAACGTGCTGTTGAACAACTACCAGAGCTATAAATCACATCTTATGAAAAGCATCCTTTAGAGTATTTTCATAATCTCGAAGATTATAAGTTGCTATCATTACTATAGTTTCCATTGTATCTACTAAGAAGTCTTCATCAACATCGTTATAATTTTCACTAACTGTCATGATATCTTCTAAAATAATCTCTAGATTCTTAATCTCTTCCTCTATCTTATAGATAGGATTTAATTGATAGTTCTGATACTGCTCTATAATAAACTTAACCTCTTCCTCATCTGGAAAGTTATTGATTAATTCGATATTTAGTTTATTAACCTCTATCATCTTATTTAATAGTTTACTCCCTGTCTGTAACAGTTGTAAATCTTGATATTCTTGATAAATTACGTAGTCAGATAGGTTTATCATATCTTGTAATAAATTAAATTGTTGATCCATTAATTTTTCATAATCATCTATAATGTTTTCAAAGTCTGTGTCCATACTATCACCTCTATTGTATTTTATTACTACTACTCTTATTTTAGATTACCCTTTATCTTAAGAGCAAATACATTTCCAGTATAAAAAGCTAGTAATTGAACATCATAATATTAGGAGGTGATTTTATGGCAACTATGAAATGTATCGAAGTAGCTTGTAATGTAAGTAATTGCCATTATTACGGAGAGGGAGATATCTGTACAGCAGACAGAATTCAAGTAAGTAATACTGAATTTGGAACTAAAATGGAAGATATGGAGGCTGGTAGACTTGATAAGCCTGCTCCATCCTCTAATTCCCACTCTACTCAATGTGTAACTTTTAAACCTAAACAAAAAAAATAATTTATCATTAAAAGAGACGGAGTTATTCAACTCTGTCTCTCTCTTTATCTTTAACTATTAATAATTTATATATCTCTTTGAGTTCAGCTTCTTCAAAAGCTGTTATTTGATTCTTATCCCGTTTAGCCTTTAAATTTTTAGCAACTCTAATTATATGTTCTATTTCGCTTTCTTTCATACCTCCTCCCCCTTAATAAATACTACTTAATCCAATATATTTGAGAGAAAGTAATTTCGTTACTATTATCAACTGTTAATAATGGCTAAAAAGGTAACCTATATAGGCTACCTTTTTACAGTTAATTATTAGAATTTAGTTTAATGTTTACTCAATTAAAGAAGTTATTAACCTTCTCTTTTAAGCCTTCAACCGATAAATTCTGTTCAGCTATTAAGTTAGTTATCTCTTTTATTGTATTGTTTATTTCTACTTTAATCTTCTTAAATTCCTCGCTATTAACCACATGTTCTTTAGATAATTTAAGACCTTCTGAAAAATCCTGTAAGGCTTCTTTGAATAATTCTTCAGCCTTGTCATTCTTATCCTTTTTAAACATATCCTTTGCCTCTAACAACCTCTCATAAGAGTTTCTAAACTTTAATTTAACCTTACTCTCCTTAGAAGCAAATAGGTAAGCTATACTCTCTCCTGTCTTATCTAAAAAATAAAAAGGAGAATCAGGACTAAGCCCCTTTTTGGGTAAAGGTTCTTCTTCTTTAGCTAGGACAGGAATAGTAATTAAGATAAATATTAATGTGATTATGATTGTTCTCTTAAGCAACCTCCTCACCTCCCTTATAAGGTATTCCACAGAGATTTGCTTAATCCTCTTAAATTATTTATAATTATTCTTAATCACCTCCGATATTTCTTAATAGAAAAAGTAATAATTATAATCACTATCTTAATAAACTATATTATATCTTAATAAAGGAGTGATTATAATAAAGCAACATTCATTAATTAAAGGTGCTTTTATCCTAATGATAGCAGGTCTTTTGAATAGAGTTTTAGGATTTATCCTAAGAATCATATTAGTTAGGATAATTGGTGATGAAGGATTAGGACTATTTCAGATGGTCTTTCCTATCTTTGTAACCTGTTCTATAATTACCACTCTAGGCTTGCCTGTGGCAATCTCTAAATTCGTGTCTGAGGAGGTTGCTCAAAATAGATATCGGAATGCCTTGAAGATGTTTAAGATTTCATTAATAATCGTAATAGGTAGTAGTGTATTATTAGTATCTTTATTTGTTAAAAATACAGATTTTATTGCAAATAATTTATTAAATGATAATAGAACAAATCATATCCTTTTAGCAATTACACCTGCCCTATTTTTTGTTAGTATCTCATCAATCTTAAGAGGTTTCTTTCAAGGTTTAAGAGTTATGACACCAACAGCCATTTCACAAATTATCGAACAGATAGCTAGAATGACTATCACTTTATTACTATTATTAAAGTTAATGGATAACTCTTTAAAATCTAAAACTCTAGCACCAGCAATTGGAACATCAGCAGGAGAATTTGTAGGGCTATTAACTCTAGCAGTTATCTTTATATATTACTTACCTCAGCTACGTAAATATAGAGATAACAGAAAAGCTGAATCTACAATGACTATTCTTAAAAACTTGATGAAATTCGGTATACCTATTACTATTGGTAAGATAGTAGCTTCATTAATGTATACTATAGAGGCAATGACAATTCCAGGGAAATTACAACAGATTGGTTATAGTGTCTCTGAAGCTACATCTTTATATGGGCAATTGTCAGGGATGGTCTTGCAACTTGTCTATTTACCTACTATTATTACTATATCCTTAAGCTCTAATCTCGTTCCAGCAATCTCTGAATCTTTAGCCCAAAATAATAAACATGCTATTAGAAAGAGAGCTCAAGAAGCTATTAGACTGACCTTCTATTTTGGACTACTGGCTGTCAGTATTCTCTTTATAGTTCCTAATGAAATCTGTGATCTCTTCTTTAATCATCCTCAGAGTGGAGATGTTTTAAGAATAATAGCAATTCCAGCTATCTTCTTATACTTATCACAAATTTCTGGAGGGATATTACAAGGTTTAGGTGAACCAAATCTAGTGGTAAAGAACTCTGTTATTGGATTGCTAGCAGAGTTGGGGCTGATTTATTCTATTGTTTATTTCCCCTCTACCCTTGCCTTTCAGATAATTACTCTAGCAATTGGTATTAGATATTTAATCATTGCTTTTCTGAATTTCAAATCAATCTCTAAATTTGTAAAATTAAAGCTTCCTATTAATCATCTGTTTATTAAACCAATATTGGCAAATACTATAGTCTTCTTAACACTAAGACAAATTTATCAGATCGTTAATTATATCTCTTCTAATCCTATCTTAAGTTTAGGTACTTCCATTCTAATGAGTAGCCTCTTTTATTTTTCCTTCTTGGTCTGGACAAATGGAATCAGTATCGAGGATTTTAAAAAAATAACTAAATAAGTTTAAGACTAAGCTTAAGTAAAAATAATTTCGCTAAAATTTAGCCTTAAATAACAAAAGAGCAGGTAACCTGCTCTTTTTAAAATTACTACTTATTTACTTTTTCCATAGTAAAGCCAGTATAAGCATAAATAATAGAGATGATTGGTGTAATTAGACATAAGAATGAATAAGGTAGATATTCTAATACAGTTACATTTAAGGTATTAGCTATAAAAGCTCCACTCAATCCCCAGGGTACTATAGCATTAAATAATGTCCCTGAATCCTCTAATACTCTAGAGAGATTCTTAGGATGTAAGTTCAATTTTTTATAAGCATTAGCATACATCTTCCCTGGTAAGATAATGGATAGATATTGGTCTGCTAACAGAACATTTACCCCTAAACAGGTTAATACAGTAACTAGGACAAGGTTTCCTTGGCTCTTTACCATAGTGGATATCTTCTTTAAAATCACCTTTAGTACCTTAGTCTTATCAAGTACCCCTCCAAAGGAAAGAGAGATTAAGATCAAAGAGACCGACCAGAGCATATTATGTAATCCACCTCTAGTTAAGAGCTTATCAATAAACTCTACCCCACTTTGACTCTGATAGCCATAGTGCATAACATTAATCACTTCTGTTAGACTAGCTCCTTGGAATACCATTCCAAATATTCCACCTAATAATGTAGCTAAAAGCAAAGTAGGTAAAGCAGGGCATTTCTGTATAGCTAAAAAGACTACTAAGATTGGTGGAATCAATAAGACTGGGCTAATATAAAAAGATTTATCTAGATTATTTAAAATGAGATTAATCTTATTGGCATCGATTATTCCTGTTGTATACTTAGCACCTATCACCCAATACAAAATTAAAGATATAATTAGACTAGGAGTTACAGTATAAAACATATGTTTAATATGTTCAAATAAAGTACTCTCGGCTACAGCTGGAGCCAAATTGGTAGTATCAGATAATGGAGACATCTTATCTCCAAAAAAAGCACCAGAGACGATTGCCCCTGTAGTTATAGATAATGGGATATCCAAACTTTGAGCAATACCAATCAAAGCAACACCTACAGTTCCAACAGTTGTCCAAGAGCTACCTGTAGCTAAAGATACAATCCCGCAGATTAATACTGTAGCTACTAAGAATATCTTTGGCGATAATAGATTCAAGCCATAATAAATCATAGTCTGTACTGTCCCACTTAAAATCCAGGTTCCAATCACAGTTCCAACGACCATTAAAATCAAGATAGAAGGCAAGCCGATATTGATTCCTTTGATGATACTATCCTGTATCTCCTTCCATGAATAACCT
The genomic region above belongs to Orenia metallireducens and contains:
- the spoVB gene encoding stage V sporulation protein B — encoded protein: MIIIKQHSLIKGAFILMIAGLLNRVLGFILRIILVRIIGDEGLGLFQMVFPIFVTCSIITTLGLPVAISKFVSEEVAQNRYRNALKMFKISLIIVIGSSVLLVSLFVKNTDFIANNLLNDNRTNHILLAITPALFFVSISSILRGFFQGLRVMTPTAISQIIEQIARMTITLLLLLKLMDNSLKSKTLAPAIGTSAGEFVGLLTLAVIFIYYLPQLRKYRDNRKAESTMTILKNLMKFGIPITIGKIVASLMYTIEAMTIPGKLQQIGYSVSEATSLYGQLSGMVLQLVYLPTIITISLSSNLVPAISESLAQNNKHAIRKRAQEAIRLTFYFGLLAVSILFIVPNEICDLFFNHPQSGDVLRIIAIPAIFLYLSQISGGILQGLGEPNLVVKNSVIGLLAELGLIYSIVYFPSTLAFQIITLAIGIRYLIIAFLNFKSISKFVKLKLPINHLFIKPILANTIVFLTLRQIYQIVNYISSNPILSLGTSILMSSLFYFSFLVWTNGISIEDFKKITK
- a CDS encoding DUF1540 domain-containing protein — its product is MATMKCIEVACNVSNCHYYGEGDICTADRIQVSNTEFGTKMEDMEAGRLDKPAPSSNSHSTQCVTFKPKQKK
- a CDS encoding DUF5667 domain-containing protein; translated protein: MLKRTIIITLIFILITIPVLAKEEEPLPKKGLSPDSPFYFLDKTGESIAYLFASKESKVKLKFRNSYERLLEAKDMFKKDKNDKAEELFKEALQDFSEGLKLSKEHVVNSEEFKKIKVEINNTIKEITNLIAEQNLSVEGLKEKVNNFFN
- the nhaC gene encoding Na+/H+ antiporter NhaC, which codes for MNKEPNLLLALTVIAVSVLILSVGILGLKVAPQIPLLFSTAIVALVALYLGYSWKEIQDSIIKGINIGLPSILILMVVGTVIGTWILSGTVQTMIYYGLNLLSPKIFLVATVLICGIVSLATGSSWTTVGTVGVALIGIAQSLDIPLSITTGAIVSGAFFGDKMSPLSDTTNLAPAVAESTLFEHIKHMFYTVTPSLIISLILYWVIGAKYTTGIIDANKINLILNNLDKSFYISPVLLIPPILVVFLAIQKCPALPTLLLATLLGGIFGMVFQGASLTEVINVMHYGYQSQSGVEFIDKLLTRGGLHNMLWSVSLILISLSFGGVLDKTKVLKVILKKISTMVKSQGNLVLVTVLTCLGVNVLLADQYLSIILPGKMYANAYKKLNLHPKNLSRVLEDSGTLFNAIVPWGLSGAFIANTLNVTVLEYLPYSFLCLITPIISIIYAYTGFTMEKVNK